The following coding sequences lie in one Nocardioides sambongensis genomic window:
- the pgsA gene encoding phosphatidylinositol phosphate synthase: MLDRFKDFWQGVVLLPVVRLFIRLGISPDAVTLVGTLGVVAGALIFFPIGELLIGVLVITAFVFSDLVDGKMARELGRKSRFGAFWDSTLDRIGDGAVFGGLALYFARPEHGDSYLYLCLTLYCLVMGSVTSYARARAESLGMDAKGGIAERADRLVAILVMTGFAGIFDADILIYLTLWVLAFANTYTVAFRVLKVRRQALALDAADAAAASGPADDGNPETAS, translated from the coding sequence ATGTTGGACCGATTCAAGGACTTCTGGCAGGGCGTGGTCCTGCTCCCGGTGGTGCGCCTGTTCATCCGCCTCGGGATCAGCCCGGACGCGGTGACGCTCGTCGGGACCCTCGGCGTCGTGGCCGGCGCCCTGATCTTCTTCCCGATCGGCGAGCTGCTGATCGGGGTCCTGGTCATCACCGCCTTCGTCTTCAGCGACCTGGTCGACGGCAAGATGGCACGCGAGCTGGGCCGCAAGTCCCGCTTCGGCGCGTTCTGGGACTCCACCCTCGACCGGATCGGCGACGGCGCAGTCTTCGGCGGGCTCGCCCTCTACTTCGCCCGGCCCGAGCACGGTGACAGCTACCTCTACCTGTGCCTCACGCTCTACTGCCTGGTGATGGGATCGGTCACCTCCTACGCCCGGGCCCGCGCGGAGTCGCTGGGCATGGACGCCAAGGGCGGGATCGCCGAGCGCGCCGACCGGCTGGTCGCCATCTTGGTGATGACCGGCTTCGCCGGAATCTTCGACGCCGACATCCTGATCTACCTGACGCTGTGGGTGCTCGCCTTCGCCAACACCTACACGGTCGCCTTCCGCGTGCTGAAGGTGCGCCGCCAGGCGCTCGCCCTGGACGCCGCCGATGCTGCTGCGGCGTCCGGCCCGGCGGACGACGGCAACCCTGAGACCGCCTCCTGA
- a CDS encoding HIT family protein has translation MSAPDGLERLWTPHRMTYVRGEEQDAPSDGPPKPECPFCRITRDPATSTDDDLVVVRGESAYVVLNLYPYNPGHLMVLPYRHVADYTDLDETETIEVARLTQQAISSIRKIAQPHAFNVGMNLGGAAGGSLAAHLHQHVVPRWSGDANFLTVIGGTKTLPQLLEDTRDLLAAHWG, from the coding sequence ATGAGCGCGCCCGACGGGCTGGAGCGGCTGTGGACGCCGCACCGGATGACCTATGTCCGTGGCGAGGAGCAGGACGCGCCGAGCGACGGACCGCCGAAGCCGGAGTGCCCGTTCTGCCGGATCACCCGCGACCCGGCGACCTCCACCGACGACGACCTGGTCGTGGTGCGCGGGGAGAGCGCCTACGTGGTGCTCAACCTCTACCCCTACAACCCCGGGCACCTGATGGTGCTGCCCTACCGTCACGTCGCCGACTACACCGACCTCGACGAGACGGAGACGATCGAGGTCGCCCGGCTCACCCAGCAGGCGATCAGCTCGATCCGCAAGATCGCCCAGCCGCACGCGTTCAACGTCGGGATGAACCTCGGCGGCGCGGCCGGCGGCTCGCTGGCCGCGCACCTGCACCAGCACGTCGTGCCGCGGTGGTCCGGCGACGCCAACTTCCTGACCGTGATCGGCGGCACCAAGACGCTCCCGCAGCTGCTCGAGGACACCCGGGACCTGCTGGCCGCGCACTGGGGCTGA
- a CDS encoding glycoside hydrolase family 25 domain-containing protein, which translates to MPDDDAGDLADLAEQLAQDGESRQEIPPVDGALLGADISWPQCPPGMGIPEKRTLGMPMPVPEAEYVVVGLTNGPGFTPNPCLADQVDWVGDHQLLLSAYAVASYPDAGTLEDYGDQGPYDAGSRLGRLKNVGYQQARYNIGNMGTVGLRTPIVWIDVEPVPDFEWSADTTANAAVVEGAARGYVDAGYAIGVYSTPHLWEQVVGDLRLEVPEWRAAGETSREEALSRCGDDWSIQGGEAVLGQWVEQRRDHNVTCPGITADLGRWFHQT; encoded by the coding sequence GTGCCCGACGACGACGCCGGCGACCTCGCCGACCTCGCCGAGCAGCTGGCCCAGGACGGTGAGAGCCGGCAGGAGATCCCGCCGGTCGACGGCGCCCTGCTCGGCGCCGACATCAGCTGGCCCCAGTGCCCGCCGGGGATGGGCATCCCGGAGAAGCGCACCCTGGGGATGCCGATGCCGGTTCCCGAGGCCGAGTACGTGGTGGTCGGGCTGACCAACGGCCCGGGCTTCACGCCGAACCCCTGCCTGGCCGACCAGGTCGACTGGGTCGGCGACCACCAGCTGCTGCTCTCGGCGTACGCGGTGGCGAGCTATCCGGACGCCGGCACGCTCGAGGACTACGGCGACCAGGGGCCCTACGACGCCGGCAGCAGGCTGGGGCGGCTGAAGAACGTCGGCTACCAGCAGGCCCGCTACAACATCGGCAACATGGGCACCGTCGGCCTCCGCACCCCGATCGTGTGGATCGACGTGGAGCCCGTCCCGGACTTCGAGTGGAGCGCGGACACGACGGCGAACGCGGCCGTGGTCGAGGGTGCCGCCCGCGGCTATGTCGACGCGGGCTACGCGATCGGGGTCTACTCCACGCCGCACCTGTGGGAGCAGGTCGTCGGCGACCTCCGCCTGGAGGTGCCGGAGTGGCGCGCCGCCGGTGAGACCTCCCGCGAGGAGGCGCTGTCGCGCTGCGGGGACGACTGGTCGATCCAGGGCGGCGAGGCGGTGCTCGGCCAGTGGGTGGAGCAGCGTCGCGACCACAACGTGACCTGCCCGGGGATCACCGCCGACCTGGGCCGCTGGTTCCACCAGACCTGA
- the thrS gene encoding threonine--tRNA ligase, producing MSEIKVVRIHAGEREERVTTAGTRAWELFTDAADSADVVAARVAGELKDLSYPLVDGDQVESVHIASPDGLDILRHSTAHVLAQAVQQVFPDAKLGIGPPITDGFYYDFDVETPFVPEDLARLETAMRKIIKENQRFDRRVTTDADALVELADEPYKVELIGLKGSVGGDGAAEAAEGASAEVGAGELTIYDNVNRKGEVAWSDLCRGPHLPTTKRIPAFKLMRSAAAYWRGDEKNKQLQRIYGTAWPSKGELDAHLHRIEEAERRDHRKLGRELDLFSFPDEIGSGLPVFHPKGGVIKRAMEDYVRERHIAEGFDYVGTPHIAKEGLFYTSGHLPYYGEGMFPALDVDGMEYRLKAMNCPMHNLIFRSRQRSYRELPLRLFEFGSVYRHEKSGVIHGLTRVRGFAQDDSHSYCTPEQAPGEVRHLLDFMLSLLRDFGIDDFYLELSTRDASKDKFIGSDEDWAAATEVLEDVATATGLELVPDPGGAAYYGPKISVQARDAIGRTWQMGTVQYDFNQPSADRFALEYVAADGSRQQPVMIHSAKFGSIERFLGVLVEHYAGAFPPWLAPVQVQGIPIAERHEDYLRDVAGQLRGRGIRVEVDVTDDRMQKKIRNAQLQKVPFMVIAGDDDVEAGAVSFRYRDGRQDNGVPVAEAIERVVAAVASREQV from the coding sequence GTGTCCGAGATCAAGGTCGTCCGCATCCACGCCGGTGAGCGTGAGGAACGGGTGACGACTGCGGGCACCCGGGCCTGGGAGCTGTTCACCGACGCGGCGGACTCCGCCGACGTGGTCGCCGCGCGGGTCGCCGGCGAGCTCAAGGACCTCTCGTACCCCCTGGTCGACGGCGACCAGGTCGAGTCGGTGCACATCGCCAGCCCGGACGGGCTGGACATCCTGCGCCACTCCACCGCCCACGTCCTGGCCCAGGCCGTGCAGCAGGTCTTCCCCGACGCCAAGCTGGGCATCGGTCCGCCGATCACCGACGGCTTCTACTACGACTTCGACGTCGAGACGCCGTTCGTGCCCGAGGACCTGGCCCGGCTCGAGACCGCGATGCGCAAGATCATCAAGGAGAACCAGCGCTTCGACCGACGGGTGACCACCGACGCCGACGCGCTGGTCGAGCTCGCCGACGAGCCCTACAAGGTCGAGCTGATCGGGCTGAAGGGCTCGGTCGGCGGAGACGGTGCCGCCGAGGCCGCCGAGGGAGCGTCCGCGGAGGTCGGCGCCGGCGAGCTCACCATCTACGACAACGTCAACCGCAAGGGCGAGGTCGCCTGGTCCGACCTGTGCCGAGGCCCGCACCTGCCGACCACCAAGCGGATCCCGGCCTTCAAGCTGATGCGCAGCGCAGCCGCCTACTGGCGCGGTGACGAGAAGAACAAGCAGCTCCAGCGGATCTACGGCACCGCCTGGCCGAGCAAGGGCGAGCTCGACGCCCACCTGCACCGGATCGAGGAGGCCGAGCGGCGCGACCACCGCAAGCTGGGCCGCGAGCTGGACCTGTTCAGCTTCCCCGACGAGATCGGCTCCGGCCTGCCGGTCTTCCACCCCAAGGGCGGCGTGATCAAGCGGGCGATGGAGGACTACGTCCGCGAGCGGCACATCGCCGAGGGCTTCGACTACGTCGGCACTCCGCACATCGCCAAGGAGGGACTCTTCTACACCTCCGGGCACCTGCCGTACTACGGCGAGGGCATGTTCCCGGCGCTCGACGTGGACGGCATGGAGTATCGCCTGAAGGCGATGAACTGCCCGATGCACAACCTGATCTTCCGCTCCCGGCAGCGCTCCTACCGGGAGCTTCCGCTGCGGCTCTTCGAGTTCGGCAGCGTCTACCGGCACGAGAAGTCCGGCGTGATCCACGGCCTGACCCGGGTCCGCGGCTTCGCGCAGGACGACTCGCACTCCTACTGCACCCCGGAGCAGGCACCCGGCGAGGTCCGGCACCTGCTGGACTTCATGCTGTCGCTGCTGCGGGACTTCGGGATCGACGACTTCTACCTCGAGCTGTCCACGCGCGACGCCTCCAAGGACAAGTTCATCGGCTCCGACGAGGACTGGGCGGCCGCGACCGAGGTGCTCGAGGACGTGGCCACCGCGACCGGCCTGGAGCTGGTGCCGGACCCGGGCGGGGCCGCCTACTACGGCCCGAAGATCTCGGTCCAGGCGCGCGACGCGATCGGCCGCACCTGGCAGATGGGCACCGTCCAGTACGACTTCAACCAGCCCTCCGCCGACCGGTTCGCCCTCGAGTACGTCGCCGCCGACGGCTCGCGCCAGCAGCCGGTGATGATCCACTCGGCCAAGTTCGGCTCCATCGAGCGCTTCCTCGGCGTCCTCGTCGAGCACTACGCGGGCGCCTTCCCTCCGTGGCTGGCCCCGGTCCAGGTCCAGGGCATCCCGATCGCGGAGCGCCACGAGGACTACCTGCGCGACGTCGCCGGCCAGCTGCGCGGCCGGGGCATCCGGGTGGAGGTCGACGTGACGGACGACCGGATGCAGAAGAAGATCCGGAACGCGCAGTTGCAGAAGGTGCCGTTCATGGTGATCGCCGGGGACGACGACGTCGAGGCCGGCGCGGTCAGCTTCCGCTACCGGGACGGACGGCAGGACAACGGCGTGCCGGTGGCGGAGGCGATCGAGCGGGTGGTGGCGGCGGTCGCCTCGCGCGAGCAGGTCTGA
- a CDS encoding GNAT family N-acetyltransferase: MTVDLRPFEPADAAHVARLAGRVGWPSLTDPELVRRICTSPGATSYSAVAGDRVVGWAQALGDGVLQSHLSFLVVDPDHRRHGIGRLLVMATFQATGTKRMDLITEAGEGFYARFAHHAMHGYRLYPGADDPLLGDGR; the protein is encoded by the coding sequence ATGACCGTGGACCTGCGCCCCTTCGAGCCCGCCGACGCCGCGCACGTCGCGCGGCTCGCGGGCCGCGTCGGCTGGCCCTCGCTCACCGACCCCGAGCTGGTCCGGCGGATCTGTACGTCGCCGGGCGCGACGTCGTACTCGGCCGTGGCCGGCGACCGGGTGGTCGGGTGGGCCCAGGCGCTCGGCGACGGGGTGCTCCAGTCGCACCTGAGCTTCCTGGTGGTGGACCCCGACCATCGGCGCCACGGGATCGGGCGGCTGCTGGTGATGGCGACCTTCCAGGCGACCGGCACCAAGCGGATGGACCTGATCACCGAGGCCGGGGAGGGGTTCTACGCCCGCTTCGCCCACCACGCGATGCACGGCTACCGGCTCTACCCGGGTGCCGACGACCCGCTCCTCGGCGACGGACGCTGA
- a CDS encoding acetyl-CoA C-acetyltransferase: MAEAYIVDAVRTAVGKRGGALAEVHSADLAAHTLGALVERTGVDPGAVEDVILGCCDTIGSQAGDVARTAWLVAGLPDHVPGVTIDRQCGSSQQAVHFAAQGVLSGTQDLVVAGGVQNMSAIPISAAMLVGQQYGFSTPFAESPGWVKRYGDQEVSQFRSAEMIAEKWDITREEMEAFALASHERARTAIAEGRFAGEIAPLALADGSEFATDQCPRETSLEKMAGLEPLAPGGRITAAVASQICDGASALLVASEQAVSDHGLTPRARIHHLSVRGDDPVWMLTGPIGATKHALAKTGLGIDDIDLFECNEAFASVVLAWMKETGAPHEKVNVNGGGIALGHPIGATGTRLMTTLLNELERTGGRYALQTMCEGGGQANVTILERL, encoded by the coding sequence ATGGCTGAGGCCTACATCGTCGACGCCGTCCGCACCGCGGTCGGCAAGCGCGGGGGAGCGCTCGCCGAGGTCCACTCGGCGGACCTCGCCGCGCACACCCTCGGCGCCCTCGTGGAGCGCACCGGGGTGGACCCCGGGGCGGTCGAGGACGTGATCCTCGGCTGCTGCGACACGATCGGGTCGCAGGCCGGCGACGTCGCGCGCACCGCCTGGCTGGTCGCGGGCCTCCCGGACCACGTCCCGGGCGTCACCATCGACCGCCAGTGCGGCTCCTCGCAGCAGGCGGTGCACTTCGCCGCGCAGGGCGTGCTCTCCGGGACCCAGGACCTGGTGGTCGCCGGTGGTGTGCAGAACATGAGCGCGATCCCGATCTCCGCGGCGATGCTGGTCGGCCAGCAGTACGGCTTCTCCACCCCGTTCGCGGAGTCGCCCGGCTGGGTGAAGCGCTACGGCGACCAGGAGGTCAGCCAGTTCCGCTCGGCGGAGATGATCGCCGAGAAGTGGGACATCACCCGCGAGGAGATGGAGGCGTTCGCGCTGGCCTCCCACGAGCGCGCCCGCACCGCGATCGCCGAGGGGCGCTTCGCCGGTGAGATCGCGCCGCTCGCCCTGGCCGACGGCTCGGAGTTCGCCACCGACCAGTGCCCGCGGGAGACCTCGCTGGAGAAGATGGCCGGGCTCGAGCCGCTCGCCCCCGGCGGGCGGATCACCGCCGCCGTCGCCTCGCAGATCTGCGACGGCGCCTCGGCGCTGCTGGTCGCCTCCGAGCAGGCCGTCTCCGACCACGGGCTCACCCCGCGGGCCCGGATCCACCACCTCTCCGTCCGCGGCGACGACCCGGTCTGGATGCTCACCGGGCCGATCGGGGCGACCAAGCACGCCCTGGCCAAGACCGGGCTCGGCATCGACGACATCGACCTCTTCGAGTGCAACGAGGCCTTCGCCTCCGTGGTGCTGGCCTGGATGAAGGAGACCGGCGCCCCGCACGAGAAGGTCAACGTCAACGGCGGCGGCATCGCGCTCGGCCACCCGATCGGCGCCACCGGCACCCGTCTGATGACCACCCTGCTCAACGAGCTGGAGCGGACCGGCGGGCGCTACGCGCTGCAGACCATGTGCGAGGGCGGCGGCCAGGCGAACGTGACCATCCTCGAGCGTCTCTGA
- a CDS encoding TetR/AcrR family transcriptional regulator translates to MPESQRRTPARVRTGAGTTSGGRRTELLAIAARLFAEKGFRNTTVRDIADAAGILSGSLYHHFDSKESMVDEILSSFQAELFGRYEEILASDDDARSKLEGAVRVSFEAIENHPDEVAIFQNEADYLGTFPRFGYLADRNAQSREVWVTLITEGVRTGVLRDDLDVTLTYRFIRDTVWVAVRWYRPGGD, encoded by the coding sequence ATGCCTGAGTCCCAGCGCCGGACGCCGGCGCGCGTCCGCACCGGCGCCGGTACGACGAGCGGCGGGCGTCGTACTGAGCTGCTGGCGATCGCGGCGCGGCTCTTCGCCGAGAAGGGCTTCCGCAACACCACGGTGCGCGACATCGCGGATGCCGCCGGCATCCTCTCCGGCAGCCTCTACCACCACTTCGACTCCAAGGAGTCGATGGTCGACGAGATCCTCTCCTCGTTCCAGGCCGAGCTCTTCGGACGCTACGAGGAGATCCTGGCCAGCGACGACGACGCGCGCTCCAAGCTCGAGGGTGCCGTCCGGGTCTCGTTCGAGGCGATCGAGAACCACCCCGACGAGGTGGCCATCTTCCAGAACGAGGCCGACTACCTCGGCACGTTCCCGCGGTTCGGCTACCTGGCCGACCGCAACGCGCAGTCCCGAGAGGTCTGGGTCACCCTGATCACCGAGGGCGTCCGCACCGGCGTGCTGCGCGACGACCTCGACGTCACGCTGACCTATCGGTTCATCCGCGACACGGTCTGGGTCGCGGTCCGCTGGTACCGCCCCGGCGGGGACTGA
- a CDS encoding SDR family oxidoreductase — protein sequence MTDPTRTLKTEQPTPDYVPGHDLLAGKVVVVTAAAGAGIGAAVVRRALEEGAKAVVFSDTHARRLAEAEESLAAEFGAERVRQLVCDVTDEEQVAALLDAAEEFGGVDIMINNAGLGGTADILEMNDEEWSRVLDITLTGTFRCVRAAGRRMSEAGKRGVIVNNASVIGWRAQEGQAHYAAAKAGVMALTRCSAIDLAPHGIRVNAVSPSLAMHPFLEKVTSAELLVELKQREAFGRAAAPWEVANVMVFLASDYASYMTGEVVSVSSQHA from the coding sequence ATGACCGACCCGACCCGCACGCTGAAGACCGAGCAGCCCACCCCGGACTACGTGCCCGGGCACGACCTCCTCGCCGGCAAGGTGGTGGTGGTCACCGCGGCCGCCGGAGCCGGGATCGGGGCCGCGGTGGTGCGGCGGGCGCTGGAGGAGGGGGCGAAGGCGGTCGTGTTCAGCGACACCCACGCCCGGCGCCTGGCCGAGGCCGAGGAGAGCCTGGCCGCCGAGTTCGGTGCCGAGCGTGTGCGTCAGCTGGTCTGCGACGTCACCGACGAGGAGCAGGTCGCCGCGTTGCTCGACGCGGCCGAGGAGTTCGGCGGCGTCGACATCATGATCAACAACGCCGGCCTCGGCGGCACCGCCGACATCCTGGAGATGAACGACGAGGAGTGGTCCAGGGTCCTCGACATCACCCTCACCGGCACCTTCCGCTGCGTCCGGGCCGCCGGCCGCCGGATGAGCGAGGCCGGCAAGCGGGGCGTCATCGTCAACAACGCCTCGGTGATCGGCTGGCGGGCCCAGGAGGGCCAGGCCCACTACGCCGCGGCGAAGGCCGGCGTGATGGCGCTGACCCGGTGTTCGGCGATCGACCTGGCGCCGCACGGCATCCGGGTCAACGCGGTCTCGCCCAGCCTGGCGATGCACCCCTTCCTGGAGAAGGTCACCTCGGCCGAGCTCCTGGTCGAGCTGAAGCAGCGCGAGGCCTTCGGCCGCGCCGCGGCGCCGTGGGAGGTCGCCAACGTGATGGTGTTCCTGGCCAGCGACTACGCCTCCTACATGACCGGCGAGGTGGTCTCGGTGAGCAGTCAGCATGCCTGA
- a CDS encoding acyl-CoA dehydrogenase family protein: MDLTESAEDRAFRAEIRDWLADNLAGEWGALKGLGGPGREHEAHEERLAWNRHLAEHGWTAVGWPTEHGGRGLSLWQQVIFHEEYARSGAPAGVNHLGEQLLGPTLIAFGTPEQQQRFLPEIVAVRELWAQGYSEPGAGSDLAAVQTRARLDEASGEWAVDGQKVWTSMAHVADWCFVVARTEPGSQRHRGLSFLLVPLQQDGVEIRPIEQLTSGSEFNEVFFSDARTPADHVIGEVGAGWGVAMGLLGFERGVSTLGQTVGFARELEDVVQRAKANGSIDDPVVRDRLATLRTELSAIRSYALRSLALVQGGEDSAAGGGAGSIFKLAWSGWHRRLGEVAMDVAGAEGLLTRAGRGLDGAGHYDLDAHQRLFLFSRADTIYGGSDEIQKNILAERVLGLPKEARA, encoded by the coding sequence GTGGACTTGACCGAGAGCGCGGAGGACCGCGCGTTCCGTGCCGAGATCCGGGACTGGCTCGCCGACAACCTGGCGGGGGAGTGGGGAGCCCTCAAGGGGCTCGGAGGTCCCGGTCGCGAGCACGAGGCGCATGAGGAGAGGCTGGCGTGGAACCGTCACCTGGCCGAGCACGGCTGGACGGCCGTCGGCTGGCCGACCGAGCACGGGGGTCGTGGGCTCTCGCTGTGGCAGCAGGTGATCTTCCACGAGGAGTACGCGCGCTCCGGGGCGCCGGCCGGGGTCAACCACCTGGGTGAGCAGCTCCTCGGCCCGACCCTGATCGCCTTCGGCACGCCCGAGCAGCAGCAGCGGTTCCTGCCCGAGATCGTCGCGGTGCGCGAGCTGTGGGCGCAGGGCTACTCCGAGCCGGGCGCCGGCTCCGACCTGGCCGCGGTGCAGACCCGGGCCCGGCTCGACGAGGCGAGTGGCGAGTGGGCGGTCGACGGACAGAAGGTGTGGACCTCGATGGCGCACGTCGCCGACTGGTGCTTCGTGGTGGCTCGCACCGAGCCCGGCTCCCAACGGCACCGCGGACTCTCCTTCCTGCTCGTCCCGCTCCAGCAGGACGGCGTCGAGATCCGTCCGATCGAGCAGCTCACCAGCGGATCGGAGTTCAACGAGGTCTTCTTCTCCGACGCCCGCACCCCGGCTGACCACGTGATCGGCGAGGTGGGCGCCGGCTGGGGAGTGGCGATGGGCCTGCTCGGCTTCGAGCGCGGTGTCTCCACCCTCGGCCAGACCGTCGGCTTCGCCCGCGAGCTCGAGGACGTGGTGCAGCGGGCGAAGGCCAACGGCAGCATCGACGACCCGGTGGTGCGTGACCGCCTCGCGACGCTGCGCACCGAGCTCAGCGCGATCCGCAGCTATGCCCTGCGCTCGCTCGCCCTGGTCCAGGGCGGGGAGGACTCCGCGGCAGGCGGGGGCGCCGGCTCCATCTTCAAGCTCGCCTGGTCCGGCTGGCACCGCCGTCTCGGCGAGGTGGCGATGGACGTCGCTGGAGCCGAGGGACTGCTGACCCGCGCCGGGCGTGGCCTGGACGGTGCCGGCCACTACGACCTCGACGCGCACCAGCGTCTCTTCCTCTTCTCGCGTGCCGACACCATCTACGGCGGCAGCGACGAGATCCAGAAGAACATCCTCGCCGAGCGTGTGCTCGGTCTGCCCAAGGAGGCACGCGCATGA
- a CDS encoding FadD3 family acyl-CoA ligase, translated as MSETSTPSTIPAVLRAAAATFGDHAAYVEGGTTLSYAGLLDRVRDVARGYLAAGVRPGDRVAIWAPNSIDWAVAGLAITYAGGVLVPLNSRYTGHEAADIVDRAGARLVVVADGFLGRHQIAELRDASDLPGVAEVIDIAELEALVTRGQAVPLTEIEARADSVTPDETADILFTSGTTGLPKGAMTAHRQTVGVARTWGELGGVGRDDRYLVISPFFHTFGYKVGIITALTSGATLYPVATFDLARTQQLIQDERITVLPGAPTIYQSLLAAPDRADYDLGSLRLAVTGAAVVPVVLIERMRAAAPDGLGFEQVVTAFGMTEAVVVTMARAGDPAELVASTCGRAIPGMEVRIDAPDRAADTATDTAPDAAVAGELLVRGDFVMQGYLDDPAATARTIDEDGWLHTGDVATLDAAGNLTITDRLKDMYICGGFNVYPAEVEQALLRMEGVQDVAVVGVPDERMGEVGKAFVVGDVDPDALIAFAKERVANFKVPRQVAKVDALPRNLGGKVLKNELRDS; from the coding sequence ATGAGCGAGACCAGCACCCCGAGCACGATCCCCGCGGTCCTGCGCGCCGCAGCGGCGACCTTCGGCGACCATGCCGCCTACGTGGAGGGTGGCACCACGCTCTCCTACGCCGGCCTGCTGGACCGGGTGCGCGACGTGGCCCGGGGCTACCTCGCCGCCGGCGTGCGGCCCGGCGACCGGGTCGCCATCTGGGCACCGAACAGCATCGACTGGGCCGTCGCGGGCCTGGCCATCACCTACGCCGGGGGCGTCCTCGTCCCGCTCAACTCCCGCTACACCGGGCACGAGGCGGCCGACATCGTGGATCGCGCCGGGGCGCGTCTGGTCGTGGTCGCCGACGGTTTCCTGGGCCGGCACCAGATCGCCGAGCTCCGCGACGCCTCCGACCTGCCGGGCGTCGCCGAGGTGATCGACATCGCCGAGCTGGAGGCGCTGGTCACGCGCGGGCAGGCGGTCCCACTGACCGAGATCGAGGCGCGTGCGGACTCGGTCACGCCCGACGAGACCGCCGACATCCTGTTCACGTCCGGCACCACCGGGCTGCCCAAGGGCGCGATGACCGCCCACCGCCAGACGGTGGGCGTCGCCCGCACCTGGGGCGAGCTCGGCGGCGTCGGCCGCGACGACCGCTACCTGGTGATCAGCCCCTTCTTCCACACGTTCGGCTACAAGGTCGGCATCATCACCGCGCTGACCAGCGGCGCGACGCTCTATCCCGTCGCCACCTTCGACCTCGCCCGCACCCAGCAGCTGATCCAGGACGAGCGGATCACCGTGCTCCCCGGCGCGCCGACGATCTACCAGAGCCTGCTCGCCGCCCCGGACCGTGCCGACTACGACCTGGGCTCGCTGCGGCTGGCGGTCACCGGCGCGGCCGTGGTCCCGGTGGTGCTGATCGAGCGGATGCGGGCGGCGGCCCCCGACGGCCTCGGCTTCGAGCAGGTGGTCACCGCCTTCGGGATGACCGAGGCCGTGGTGGTCACCATGGCCCGGGCCGGCGACCCCGCCGAGCTGGTGGCGTCCACCTGCGGCCGGGCCATCCCCGGCATGGAGGTCCGGATCGATGCTCCCGACAGGGCTGCCGACACCGCGACCGACACAGCACCGGACGCCGCGGTCGCCGGCGAACTGCTGGTCCGCGGCGACTTCGTGATGCAGGGCTACCTGGACGACCCCGCGGCGACGGCGAGGACGATCGACGAGGACGGCTGGCTGCACACCGGTGACGTGGCCACGCTCGATGCGGCCGGCAACCTGACGATCACCGACCGGCTCAAGGACATGTACATCTGCGGTGGCTTCAACGTCTACCCCGCCGAGGTGGAGCAGGCGCTGCTGCGGATGGAGGGCGTCCAGGACGTCGCGGTGGTCGGCGTGCCCGACGAGCGGATGGGCGAGGTCGGCAAGGCGTTCGTCGTCGGCGACGTGGACCCGGACGCGCTGATCGCCTTCGCCAAGGAGCGCGTCGCGAACTTCAAGGTGCCCCGACAGGTGGCCAAGGTCGACGCACTCCCCCGCAACCTCGGGGGCAAGGTGCTGAAGAACGAGTTGAGGGACAGCTGA